From a single Rhodococcus qingshengii JCM 15477 genomic region:
- a CDS encoding HNH endonuclease signature motif containing protein yields the protein MDSREAWQLDGEGLKSEVLDLVRARHELQSRMVLLIVEMFSRDVLGGKGFRAIAQWLHGSTNLEIGECSLLVGLARLLMLEPVVGDAFHRGDVDALKARQVASFCQHPPKNMTPADVDKARGILLGLASKNIVDCDAVRAAIRRIEKQYGKREDGVPVGEDSERNEFYASKGLYGRVTVKGDLDAVNGARLITLLSSLSAPIPEKDGVKDTRTPALRRADGFCELLRRYERAGLGPIEGGVKPHITVTASAKDMTDLQALKDLLPSTEELGFAWADWVGPISIDTARMLACDCTVTRILLDENGVPLDCGKEARTATVPQRRALAVRDGGCAFPGCGTPSGWCDAHHIVHWNDGGPTDLDNLILLCGHHHRTLHHTEWRVEIGPDRKTVFYPPMSVDPYQQPIGGNGPPTAA from the coding sequence ATGGACAGTCGGGAAGCGTGGCAGCTGGATGGTGAGGGCCTCAAGAGTGAGGTTCTGGATCTGGTGCGCGCCCGGCACGAGTTGCAGTCGCGGATGGTGTTGCTGATCGTCGAAATGTTTTCCCGGGACGTTCTCGGCGGGAAGGGTTTTCGGGCGATCGCACAGTGGTTGCACGGGTCGACGAATCTGGAGATCGGCGAATGCAGCCTGCTGGTCGGGTTGGCGCGGTTGCTGATGCTCGAACCCGTGGTGGGCGATGCGTTTCACCGCGGTGACGTGGATGCGTTGAAAGCCCGTCAGGTGGCGTCGTTTTGTCAGCATCCACCGAAGAACATGACGCCGGCGGATGTCGACAAGGCCCGCGGGATCTTGTTGGGGTTGGCGTCGAAGAACATCGTGGATTGCGATGCGGTGCGGGCGGCGATCCGGCGGATCGAGAAGCAGTACGGCAAACGCGAGGACGGCGTTCCGGTGGGTGAGGATTCGGAGCGTAACGAGTTCTACGCCTCGAAAGGCTTGTACGGGCGGGTGACCGTGAAGGGTGATTTGGATGCGGTGAACGGGGCGCGTCTGATCACGTTGTTGTCGAGCCTGTCTGCGCCGATACCGGAGAAGGACGGCGTGAAGGACACCCGTACTCCGGCGCTGCGGCGTGCGGACGGGTTCTGCGAACTACTGCGGCGGTACGAGCGGGCGGGGTTGGGTCCGATCGAAGGCGGGGTGAAACCGCACATCACGGTCACCGCGTCCGCGAAAGACATGACGGATCTGCAGGCTTTGAAAGACCTCCTGCCGTCGACGGAGGAACTCGGGTTTGCGTGGGCGGATTGGGTGGGTCCGATCAGTATCGATACCGCGCGGATGTTGGCGTGCGACTGCACCGTGACGCGGATTTTGTTGGATGAGAATGGTGTTCCGCTCGACTGCGGTAAGGAAGCGAGAACAGCGACGGTGCCGCAGAGGCGGGCGTTGGCGGTTCGTGATGGTGGGTGTGCGTTTCCGGGGTGCGGAACGCCGTCGGGGTGGTGCGATGCTCATCATATTGTTCACTGGAACGATGGTGGCCCAACAGATCTCGACAATCTGATCTTGTTGTGCGGTCATCACCACCGGACACTGCACCACACCGAATGGCGGGTGGAGATCGGGCCGGATCGCAAAACGGTGTTCTACCCGCCGATGTCTGTTGATCCGTATCAGCAGCCGATCGGCGGGAACGGCCCACCGACAGCAGCCTGA